The proteins below come from a single Pichia kudriavzevii chromosome 2, complete sequence genomic window:
- a CDS encoding uncharacterized protein (PKUD0B02433; Pfam Domains: Methyltransf_12(1.3e-09)|Methyltransf_11(2.6e-08)) — translation MFRKVFLSKSFSRGYASSPGGSHDIKVFDRHVKLLQKERAAKHPDSKFVEYLRDEINRRTIDRLAFVKTDFEKVMDFGAHSGNFERLLCDPSKDETNPQWKADRELIKSKIKKILLVESSESMLYKDMDSAFNKEMNIERIVADEEYCDIPQLSEANQYDLIVSNLSMHWINDLPEVFKRLYNCLKPDGCFMGSMFGGDTLFELRTSLQLAEIERYGGISPRVSPFVESSDIGNLMQKAGFQMLTVDAEELIVDYPHVLALMEDLQLMGENNSVIMNPPPLTKDLLIALEPIYKELHGDKKTGHLPATFRFVYMIGWKPGKYLAKPAKRGSGSVSLQDALDGVTTATTTLTEDEEPPCKDKK, via the coding sequence ATGTTTAGAAAGGTTTTTCTCTCTAAATCTTTCTCAAGGGGTTATGCCTCAAGCCCGGGCGGATCTCATGACATCAAAGTTTTTGACAGACATGTCAAGTTGCTTCAAAAAGAACGAGCTGCTAAACATCCTGATTCAAAATTTGTAGAGTATTTACgtgatgaaatcaatcgCCGTACTATTGATAGATTAGCTTTTGTGAAGACAGATTTCGAAAAGGTTATGGATTTTGGTGCACATTCAGGTAactttgaaagattatTATGCGATCCATCGAAGGATGAAACGAACCCTCAATGGAAGGCTGATAGAGAACTAATCAAgtccaaaatcaaaaagattTTATTGGTTGAATCCTCCGAATCAATGCTATACAAAGACATGGATTCTGCATTCAATAAAGAGATGAACATAGAAAGAATTGTTGCTGATGAGGAATATTGCGACATTCCTCAATTATCTGAGGCAAACCAGTACGATTTAATTGTCTCCAATTTATCTATGCACTGGATTAACGATTTGCCTGAAGTATTCAAAAGACTATACAATTGTTTGAAACCGGATGGTTGTTTTATGGGTTCGATGTTTGGCGGGGATACTCTTTTCGAACTTCGTACCTCATTGCAATTAGCCGAAATTGAACGTTATGGAGGTATTTCTCCTCGTGTTTCTCCCTTTGTTGAGTCCTCAGATATCGGTAACTTGATGCAAAAGGCCGGTTTTCAAATGTTGACGGTGGATGCCGAAGAGTTAATTGTTGATTATCCTCATGTTTTAGCCTTGATGGAAGATTTACAGCTAATGGGTGAAAACAACTCCGTTATAATGAATCCACCGCCATTGACCAAAGACCTATTAATAGCTTTAGAGCCAATATATAAAGAGTTGCATGGTGATAAAAAAACCGGCCACTTACCAGCTACATTTCGCTTTGTTTATATGATTGGATGGAAGCCAGGAAAATACTTGGCCAAACCTGCAAAGAGAGGTAGTGGAAGTGTCAGTTTACAGGATGCTTTGGATGGAGTGACAACCGCTACAACCACTCTAACAGAAGATGAGGAGCCCCCTTGCAAAgacaaaaaataa
- a CDS encoding uncharacterized protein (PKUD0B02435) — MLPTKPLFNASINELRNTVKKKLYQIYKSGDETRYQDALEVLNKIDRKEIFNMNITSLGNLIFAKCKNPLYHEKYRDILEKFGLNTGYFNVKVYLENGQYEQAALTGIEEFKNLGKTDNILKEKLSHDLHMRQILEESNRRNDTVITTTILDLLAEHDVLFRSNLSHTIGIAQINHNYEIIVKNLQYITENAFSESLLKSCFQMCIENGDNPNAIQFLYNMKSKDLKSLLCFKFIKSLDFPVFVELINSLVNEGTLEIPCMLDLPAETLAIADLDNYEILGEKLDQIQHVSTLELKRLFIFMLLSSIDNTNTHLGSTIFLMNRILNDRSVLTNEHKDIIFHQLSKYPFKLTALKFIKLFEDIGLEISSRNYYHALKSQFHGKEHDTAYYLLIKMMKEGKPLDKNIKSLLTGFNLALDDKKLALILEQNKPVHELERLIGFEFIQNHLEHQRERTKINRKKLQNTSEYDYQWDIKLVDSLQFD, encoded by the coding sequence ATGCTACCCACAAAACCTTTGTTTAATGCTTCAATAAATGAACTGAGAAATACtgtgaaaaagaaactataCCAAATTTATAAATCCGGAGATGAAACTAGATATCAAGATGCATTAGAGGTTTTAAACAAAATTGATAGAAAGGAGATTTTCAATATGAATATAACATCATTAGGAAATCTAATCTTTGCAAAGTGTAAGAACCCATTGTATCATGAGAAATACAGGGACATCCTGGAAAAATTTGGGCTTAATACAGGATATTTCAATGTTAAGGTGTATCTCGAGAATGGTCAATACGAACAAGCTGCCTTAACTGGTATCgaagaattcaaaaatttagGAAAAACCGATAATATattaaaggagaaactATCCCATGACCTACATATGAGGCAGATCCTGGAAGAATCAAATAGAAGAAATGATACTGTGATTACGACTACCATTTTGGATTTATTAGCAGAACATGATGTACTTTTCAGATCAAACCTATCTCATACTATTGGAATTGCGCAAATAAACCACAATTATGAGATTATAGTCaaaaatcttcaatataTTACTGAAAATGCGTTTTCCGAGAGCCTTTTGAAGTCgtgttttcaaatgtgCATCGAAAATGGGGATAATCCAAATGCTATACAATTCCTTTATAatatgaaatcaaaagacTTGAAAAGTCTTCTATGCTTTAAATTTATCAAGAGTTTAGATTTCCCTGTGTTTGTTGAATTAATCAACAGCTTAGTCAATGAGGGAACCTTGGAGATACCCTGCATGTTAGATTTGCCTGCAGAAACTCTGGCCATAGCCGATTTGGATAATTATGAGATTCTGGGAGAGAAGCTCgatcaaattcaacatgTATCGACTTTGGAGCTGAAGAGGCTATTTATATTTATGCTTCTCTCCTCTATAGACAACACAAATACACATCTCGGAAGCACCATCTTCCTAATGAACAGAATTCTGAATGACCGAAGTGTACTGACAAACGAACACAAAGATATAATTTTCCACCAGctttcaaaatatccatTTAAATTAACAGCACTAAAATTCATCAagttatttgaagatatagGGCTGGAAATAAGTAGTAGGAATTACTATCATGCATTAAAATCCCAATTTCACGGCAAGGAGCATGATACAGCATACTATCTTTTAATcaagatgatgaaagaaGGAAAACCGCTTgacaaaaatatcaagtCACTGTTGACTGGTTTCAATTTGGCACttgatgataaaaaatTAGCTTTAATACTAGAGCAGAATAAACCAGTGCACGAACTAGAACGTTTAATAGGATTTGAGTTTATTCAGAATCATTTGGAACACCAGCGGGAGCGTACCAAAATCAACCGGAAAAAGCTGCAAAATACAAGCGAATACGACTATCAATGGGACATTAAGTTGGTAGATTCGTTACAGTTTGATTAG